In Ignavibacteria bacterium, the sequence CAGGCGGCGCAGTACTATCGCTGGGCAGCTGGGCTTTTATGTTCAGTGTTTTTATAGGCGGCTATGCCGTAGCTTACTTTGTCCGCAGGCTGTGGACTGAACCAAATAAATCAATATAACAAAGATAATCATGTTACCAATAGATGTAATTGCTTTACTGGGAAAATTCTGGGGATACGCCGTTTTTGTTCTGATAGGCATAGGGTTTGGTGTATCACTTGAGCTTGCCGGATTCGGAGATTCAAGGCGGCTTGCGGCACAGTTCTATTTAAAGGATATGACAGTACTGAAAACTATGTTTACCGGAATTGTTGTTGCTGCAGTTTTAATTTTTATGTCTTCAGCAATCGGTATTCTTGATTTTTCCCAAATATCAGTAACCCAGACATTTTTATGGCCGGGTATTGTTGGGGGATTAATCATGGGTGTTGGATTTATAGTTGGTGGTTACTGCCCGGGCACATCAGTAGTTTCAGCAGCCAGCCTTAAGATAGATGGAATGTTTTTCCTGACGGGAACTATACTTGGTGCAGGAATTTTCGGTGAGTCACTTCCTGCATTCAGTGATTTCTGGAACTCTTCTTTTACCGAAAGATACCTGCTTTCTGACTGGCTTGGATGGTCAATAGGCGCAACTTTGTTTGCTGTTGTTCTGATGGCAATAATGATGTTTTACGGCGCAGAAAAAACAGAAGAATTTTTCAGGAATAAAAACTCCGGAAAGAAATGGTCATGGAAAATTTCAAAACGCTCCTATACTGCCGGCGCTGCTGCCATGGTTGCTGCAGCAGCAATTATATGGCTGATAGGCCAGCCTGACCCTGTGAGAAAATGGAGCCTGATGGAAGGCAAATACGGTAGCCAGCTTGCATCACGAGATGTCTTTATTCACCCGCTGGAATATGTAAAAACGTATAATGAAGCTGCTATAAAGCTGGTTACGCTAGATCTTCGTACACCGGAGGAATTCGGTAAATTCCACCTTTCTGGAGCTGAGAGTGTTAAGCCTGAAGATATGCTGAAACCAGATTTTATAGCTCCATTGGCGCAACTTCCGGCGCAGGGTGTAGTTGTGCTGATTGCAGATGAAGATTCCGTTTCAGTGCAGGCATGGAAGTATTTGAAGGTTCAGGGTGTGAACAATGTTTACATCCTCGAAAACGGGTTAAGGGACTGGAATAAATTATTTGACGGAAAATCCATTTCAGGAAAATCAATAAACATTTCATCACCTCCGGCAGAAGTCCTAAAGCTTTTTCCGAAGGATGCATATACACCAAAAATCAAGATCAGCACTAAAAAACGTTCAGGCGGACTTTGCAGCTAAACAAAAAAATTATTGATACTATGAAAATTTTATTTACGTTACTAAATTAACTCTTTTACCGGTAATTTTCAGCTTAGCTGCAAATTACACTTTTGGGCAGAATAATAATGGCAGCACATTTACCAATAATGAATGTATGCAATGCCACCAGAAGAATATATCCGCTGATCTTTATAATAAGTCCGTTCACAGTTCCTTAATGTGTACAGCATGCCATCAAAAGGATGAAACAAAACCCGTTGATAAGCTTACAGCCGGTAAAAATACATGTATTGTATCGTTTAAGCCTTCAAACTGTACAAGCTGCCACAGCTCTGTTGCAAAGGAGCACGAAACAAGCGTGCATAATTCCGCAAGGCTGCCTGTAACATGTTCCAAATGCCATTCCGATATTCATAAGATAACTTCGATAAAGAATAATAAGATCGCATCTTCAAAACTTTGCAGCAGCTGCCATGAAAATGAATCGGTTTTTTTCAAATCGGTACACTTCATAGCGTTAGAAAGCGGAAGCAAAGATGCTCCCGGCTGCACTGACTGCCACAATAAACATGCAATCAGCCGAATTGATAATGTTTCGCAGGGCAGGACTTTCCACACGCAGACTTGCATGAAATGCCATGCAGATGCAGAAATGATGAAACGCAGCAATGTTACAACCATTGCCCCGAAATCTTATTTTGAAAGCTACCACGGAAAAAATATCAGGCT encodes:
- a CDS encoding YeeE/YedE family protein, coding for MLPIDVIALLGKFWGYAVFVLIGIGFGVSLELAGFGDSRRLAAQFYLKDMTVLKTMFTGIVVAAVLIFMSSAIGILDFSQISVTQTFLWPGIVGGLIMGVGFIVGGYCPGTSVVSAASLKIDGMFFLTGTILGAGIFGESLPAFSDFWNSSFTERYLLSDWLGWSIGATLFAVVLMAIMMFYGAEKTEEFFRNKNSGKKWSWKISKRSYTAGAAAMVAAAAIIWLIGQPDPVRKWSLMEGKYGSQLASRDVFIHPLEYVKTYNEAAIKLVTLDLRTPEEFGKFHLSGAESVKPEDMLKPDFIAPLAQLPAQGVVVLIADEDSVSVQAWKYLKVQGVNNVYILENGLRDWNKLFDGKSISGKSINISSPPAEVLKLFPKDAYTPKIKISTKKRSGGLCS